One stretch of Buteo buteo chromosome Z, bButBut1.hap1.1, whole genome shotgun sequence DNA includes these proteins:
- the SMIM15 gene encoding small integral membrane protein 15: MFDFKAWAEYIVEWAAKDPYGFLTTVILALTPLFVISAVLSWKLAKMIEAREREQKKKHKRQENIAKAKRTKKD; encoded by the coding sequence atgttCGATTTTAAGGCTTGGGCTGAATACATCGTGGAGTGGGCTGCAAAGGACCCATACGGCTTTCTTACTACAGTGATCTTGGCCCTCACACCGTTGTTTGTAATTAGTGCAGTCCTTTCATGGAAGCTTGCAAAAATGATTGAAGCCAGGGAGCGagagcaaaagaagaaacacaaacgCCAAGAGAATATTGCAAAAGCCAAACGAACAAAGAAGGATTAA